Part of the Anomaloglossus baeobatrachus isolate aAnoBae1 chromosome 1, aAnoBae1.hap1, whole genome shotgun sequence genome, cccccagcatcaacctctctcccccagcatcccccagcttcagcctctctcctcccagcctcccccagcatcagcctccctcagcatcagcctccctcctcccagcctcccccaacatcagcctctctcctcccagcctcccccagcatcagcctctctcctcccagcctcccctagcatcagcctccctcagcatcagcctccctcctcccagcctcccccagcgtcagcctccccccatcccagccttccgcaacatcagcctcccccctcccagcctcccccagcatcatactctctcctcccagcctcccccagtatcagcttctcttcccccaagtctcccccagtatcagcctctctcctcccaccccatacgcagatctccagtctgcattagagatactcccacactccttatgaatcttcagctctgcgagcacttacctgctccagggcccggcgtcatcttcctggctcacatgagtatcctcttctgtcaccggcttccatcgcggcgtcctctgcggcgtcttgctgtgagctctgcatgtgaaatccacacagcattggacacagcacagaggaaggagctgattggcgcgcctgtgaccccggaagtgcaggctccggcagttccggggtcaatcagctctctgtgcccggccgctgcagtttgtctgcattcacgtcttaattgacgcggatacaaataaataaaggtgcgcctctcccccctccccctccgaatatacagcggatttaatgaatgtattttttttttttttactgctagaaggtgccgccccctgcatcctgccaccctaggcatgggaccacgggtgcctaatggtaaatacggccctgcgtaTATGGGATTGTTTGTTTGCAAACTGATTTGCTAGTCTGAacgacaccattaattttaccagaTAAAGCAGGAAAAAGGCTCAAAGAATTCCAACTGtggtgaaatagtgaaaaaagaACGCAGTTCTGCCATTCATTTTTTTAGAtattatttttatggtgttaatTGTACACTAAAAATGTCCTGACAACCTTATTCTTAAGCACAATACAATTATAGTCATACCAAAATTCTATAGGTTTTCTTTTTACTAGTTTAGTGTCTTAAAAAAAGCATTAAGGTTtctaaatataaaaaaatgtgGATTATGCTGCTATTTTCTAAGACCCACAAGTTATTTTTATTTTCCCGTCAGTGAAGCTGCATGATGACATTTTTTTGTGTGGCATAGTGGTGATTATTGCTTTTTTTGTGGGAGGGTAGCAAAAACACCAGGAAATTTGGCCGTTTGATTAGTTTTTCTTTATgacatttatattttgatagactggattTTTATGGATGCTGTGATACCaaatatttacttattttttacatttctttaattTTAATTGGGGAAAACAGAGGTGATTTAAATTTTTGTTTTGATTTTTaaatattttcacttttttttggtATAATGTTTCACCTCCTTTTTCGAGTGCTGTATGTAATAAAAATGAGTGTCTGGATGTCACAGGAAAATTAACATGACATACACAGCTTAATATTTTAGGATGGGGGGAGAGGTGGGCTCAGGAATAAGCGCCCAGGGTGGATTGCGACAATTGAATGCatctgtcagtgattgacagcagcatttaagaggttaacagcagTGATTGGCAGCAGCTCTGATCGCTTCTGTTAAAGACAGATGCCAGCTATGTAATTTAGCCAGCATCTGCCCTATAAAGTATGGGCTTATCAAGGCTGCAACACACCGATGGACTCCATCATGTAATACTAAGGGGCCgagtatatttattttatatttatatgacACAGAACCTACAAACATGAAAATGTTACTATTTACTAAGCTAACATAAGGTTTAGATGAGGTACAAATATGTTGTCCTTCCTAACTTTTGTAATATAAACTATGTTGTTGTGCTTTGTATTACAGATACTTATATCTACTAGCTGGAGGAGTGATTTTAGCAACTATGTCAATGGGTCACTATGCTGTATTGGTACTTGCTCCTGCCCTGGGTGCGACAGTGTTATTTCACACTTCCAGCCACCATGCCATACACAGATGGGCCTTCCTGCTGCAGATGGCATGGCAAACTATTTGCCACCTATGGATCATGTACAGACACTGCTATCTAGAGGAAATAATAACTATAGAGTAAGTATCACAGAAATCATTCAACAGAAGAGAAGACAGGTTATAATATATAGCAACATGTATCTAGTTCATGAGGCACAGATGGCATATCGCTAGGAAATGCCATTACtgggtaatgttttgttttttttaactcttgGATTTGATCCCAACCACTGGATATGCAGGAAAGAGAACTTCAACCTCACTTTATCCTCTAGCACAGAGATGTGGTGAAGATCCCTGCACAGTGGGTGGCCGGTCCCACATTATGTgtgatgggaataacccttcaaAGATGATTTCTACtcataacttaaagggaacctgtcatcagaaatttagctttaaacctaaaagtttccccctatgcagctcctgggctgcattctagcaaggttcctgttgttcttgtgccccctttctgaccaaaataaagactttataaagtggtacctttttgtattcaaatcttgataatggtacacgggggcgggctctctagtGTCCGTTACTGTCCTTTCTGGCGATTTACACCGTGCCCCAatgctccattccatacttcaggatgccacccactgcgcccgaggtgccgtgcacgcgaggaccgctggtgacgtgtgcgcaggcacgagattatgggcggcgctgtgattgcatcgcaagtgtccGCCCATCATCTCATGGCCACGCTCTCCCctatgcctccagcgttctgcgcaagcaccagatgacccgacgtcacctctttcccatcttgccctgcagcaggaaatagatgggaggagcagagcaggacaccaccggttacgagaggtgacgtcgggtcatctggccagcgcttgcgcagtacgctggaggcagaggggaaatcaCAGCACCGCTCATACcctcgtgcctgcgcacacgtcaccagcggtcactgtgcacagtgcacagtcgcacggcgcatgcgcgggaccgcactgggcggcatcctgagatatgaaatggagcgatgggggacggcctaaagcgtcaGGAGGCAGacaaacggacaccagagagcccgcccccgtgtaccattatcaagatctgaatacaaaaaggtacaactttataaagtctttattttggtcagaaagggggcacaagaacaacaggaaccttgctagaatgcagcccaggagctgcagagggggaatcttttaggtttaaagctaaatttctgatgacaggttccctttaaaggaattgtCTGGTTTAGAAAACCCATGTTCAATTAAATAGGATGTCTCCCATTATCCAAAGTAGAGATCAGCTATAAAAAGCAGCTCATTGCCTTTCCAAGTGGAGGTGCCGTGTCTTCTGGCTGGGTATGCCCACAATACATTTCCTATGGCTTTGCTGGAGAGAGCCAAGGCCAATACTTGACTGTCTCTAGAGTATGACTGGAGCTGTAGTGCACGTATCCAGCCACTGCTCCATTCAGACCGGGATCTGCAAATCCCCATTATTGAGATTGGTTGAGGTCCCTGCATTGAATCAGCAAGATATCACCTATACTGTGGTTAGATGATAAATTCTTAGGACAGGAACAACCTTTAAACACTTGTTACCAAGATCAACCACAAAACATTGATCTAATCTTGAACTCACATGCATTTTTATCTTATGCTtcaatagtgccaacatattccacatcaCTGTACAGAGATGTCCATTACTTACGGCCCCTATAAGGGCTCACAATGTAATTTAATTTAAAACATAACTGTcatattaatttttatttcataaatcaatagcacacttgaaaataagcaagtttgtaatAAATCTTATCACACTCATCtgcttttttctctgccagaatggatcagtcattatcaaaattctcaatccgGAGATAAAATCtggattcagtgaagactttcccattactgagatgggaGATGGGACAGAAGGCTCACATATACACTAGAGTCAATGTCAGTTATTTTTCGAGTgtggaaaaaaacaaacagaaaatatAACTTTCATGTATATGTTACTTTTAGCCCCATTCAAACCCAGAACATCATAGGTGCACAGCAACCGTAGTAACTACTAGGTCACCATAATCAATGTTCCATTTGGGGTGAAAATTCTCTTTAAAGTGTAGTTGTGGTTTCAGAATGACATATAGCAGaaagtctgtgtctgcctccagctcctcctgcttcctcccctctccatagaattttagGAGCACCAAGTGTCATCTCTGTAATAGGGAAATCAATCATCACTGAATGCAGATTTTACCAtgaattgagaatgaaagatcagtccaggaggagaaagaagtagatttctcttataagatatattacaaagattctTAATTTattgtgtgctattgatttatttaaaaaaatgaaaataaaacgaCAGTtactttttaaagagaacctgttatcaCGATGGATGTTAAAGTATATGGCTATAATGGTGCTGCTATACAGATTCAATAGGTGCCTTCAAAGAGGAAATTTGCATCCTAATTGTTTTTTCAGCATCTGAAGTTTGGGTTTCCTAAGCTTTTGTTGCAGTGGGACAGGACTTTGGGTAGGCTCTACCCTAGCCCCTCCGCCTGCCTCTAGTGTCTGTACCTTTTTCCTGTTCTAAACTTTGCTCTAGCACTATCCTAACTACAAGCAGTGCTTGTGCAGATTGATCCCCTAGCAATTCTAAGAAAAATGGTGCAggtggcagcgcatgcgcagattaagATCTCAGCTCAGTGACATTTTACTTGAGACTGCCGGTGATGGGTGGGGGGATGATTGTTAATCTTTGCATGTGCCCCCCACTGGTGCCATTTTACTAAAGCCTGCCAGGAGATCAATGTGTGCAAGCATCGCCCAAGGCTAGGACAGCTATGACGGAAATTTTAAAACAGGAGTCAGATACAGACATCTGAGGCAACTGGAGGGGTCGGGGCAGAGCCGAAAACCCTACCCACTGACCCACACCAATCCACTGAAAGCTTATGAAAGCCAAACTTCAAATGCTGATATAACAACAACCAGGAAGCGTATTTCTTCACTGACGGTACCTACTGAATCAGTATAATAGCGCCATTATGACCATATATTCACATTAAAATGTATAATCGTAATGCCAGGTTCTCTTTAAGTGAACTGTGGACCTAGCCCTAACCCACAAATCAATTAAAATGGTAATCTACTTAAAAGGGGTTCCCAAATTACAACTTTTCTCTTATCCAAAGAACAGTTGATAAGTATCGCTGTGGATCCCGCCTATGAGACCACCATGGTATTGGGGTTCCTATCCTTTGGGCACTTAATAAATTATAATTGTAGGACGACTTCCCCTTTAAAAACATGTTAAATAGTTAAACTAATCTCTTTTATTTTAATTGTATACTTTCTATAGGGCGTTCATCATGATTTCCTCTCTCATGTTGTTGACCCAAAAAATCACATCTCTTGCTTTGGATATCCATGAAAAGAAAGTGACTGTCAGCACAGATGATATCGTCTTGGAGGTGAAGAAGAAGAATGGCCTTCATCATCTGTCAGCGTGCTCCATTCTAGCTGTCCTCTCCTACTTACTGTTTTTCCCAGCACTTCTGGGTGGGCCGCTATGTTCATTTGTGGAATTCCAGCAGCAGATCAGTAACTGTAAAGTATGTGATAACCTGTGCCGCTTCTGGACTGTAATTAAAGCCTGCACATTATTCTTCTTCTTCCATGCACTACAAAGTATATTGTTTGACCATATAACCTTTCCATACGACCTCACAAACTGCAGACGATGGGAATGTGTATATGTAATGTGGAGCACAGCATTCTTATTTAGACTGACCTACTACTCCCACTGGCTGCTGGATGAAGCCCTATTATACACTGCAGGCTTTAACATTGGAGAAAGCTCCTATGGACACTTTACTGACAGCAACATCTATAAGTTAGAAACGACTCGGAGAATCTCATTTTTTGCCCGGACTTGGAATAAAAGCACGGCAAAGTGGCTCAGAAGACTCATATTCCAAAATTGCCCCAAGCAACCATTACTGAGCACATTTGCATTTTCTGCTTGGTGGCATGGACTGTACCCTGGACAGATCTTTGGCTTCATGTGCTGGGCTTTGATGGTTGAAGCTGATTATCGTATACATGCCAAGTTAAGTTTTATCTCCAAGTCACCTATTATCAGATTTGTATGCAAAGTAATAACTTGGCTAGGGACACAAATGATTATTTCTTTTATCATGTTAGCTGTAGAAATGAGGAGCCTGACAATGATGTTGGCACTCCTCCTCTCCTATAACAGCTTATTTCCTTTTTTCTACTGTTTATTATTGATATTCCTGGTAAAAAATAAAAGCATAACATCATAAACCTTGTTAATATGCCAAAGTAGCTATACTGCTGTGAGCCAGAATGGAGATCAGCTGTGTAAGAGCACCTCATACTAGATCATGCTTTTATAATGTATTTCAAGGCCTAAAAAGCAGGATTGACGGACTAAGCTCCTAAAATAAAGGATTGATGGCACAAGCTGCTAAAATATAGGATCACCACTGTCTTCTTGACATAAACCACAAAGAAGGGTTTCTGAATTGTAACCAATAAATCACAAATCAGTGACTTAGCTTTCTGTTTTGCACCAACTAGTGTATTGCTGTGCCACTAGGGTTACGATCAATGCCAATGTAGTATTCACTCTACTTTTACAACTTGTAGATACAAACATGGAATGGTGAGGCAATGCAGGGTTGTTCAAAGTTTACTCAGCAGTGAGATGGCGTAGCAACCCATGGAGACACACAGACTGGTGCAGAAGAAATCCACAGTTTGTCAATTGTATGGCTGTAATCAGACTTGGACTGGCCCATTGGAGAGCAGGTAAATTTCCAGGTGGGCCTCACTGCAGAAATAAGCAATATACACTTGATTTACTATGTTCAGACAGaagcagcatctcatcattcatttagcAAATTATCCATTGAattcagcgttggactggctactggaggaactgccagtaatacccagtcctggccgcggttacctgcactgaactccggagctctcagctgagctgcgGAGTGCAGCTTGTCCTGTCCTGCTGTCATGGACTGAACTGTGATAACCGGGGAATCAGTCGGTGCTCGCAGTTTAGTCCTGCAACCCGCTGTTTAGTCCAGGCTGTACTCCGGAcctcagctgagagctccggagttcagtgcaggtaaccgcggccaggattggtattactggcagtttctccggtagccagtctgacgctgattgtattattatatatatttatgaatAAGGGTAATATAATATTTGCATGCAACTGAACAATGGATCACAATGTTACTGGTAGCACCCAGTCAAACAATAGCTGTAAGGGTACACTCACATGAGCATATCAATCAGACAagtgcaatacgagaaaatcttgcattgcactcggaccaatgttattcaatgagggagagcagatgatcagcttttttctcatacagattctggatgagagaaaagttacagcatgctgcgattgtcagtgagagcCTTGTcagttgcacccatacaagtctatgaatgcgagtgaaacatcgcacgGCACTTGGATGATATCCAAGTGGAGtgtgataattgcatcagctgacaatggagtagatggggagattaatccctccctgtcCTCTGCAGCTGTACTCTaattgcaggatcggatcacagttgcatgacatggTTCATGCTggtagcacagcgggagccaagagtcattagcatattgcacccAATGCACTCACATCCGTTAACATACCATTGTGTGAATCCAGTCTAATTGAGATACCCTCCACAGAAAACAAACTAGAAAGCTTCAAAATTAGTTCCAGCTCATAGGGAATACAAAATCTACGGTTCTTACAATGATTAAaataacatacagtcatatgaaaaagtttgtgcacccctattaatgttaaccttttttctttgtaacaattttggtttttgcaacagctatttcagtttcatttatctaataactgatggactgagtaatatttctggattgaaatgaggtttattgtactaacagaaaatgtgcaatccgcatttaaacaaaatttgaccggtgcaacagTATggtcacccttatcaatttcttgatttgaacactcctaactactttttactgacttactaaagcactaaattggttttgtaaccctattgagctttgaacttcataggcaggtgtatccaatcatgagaaaaggtatttaaggtggccacttgcaagttgttcttctatttgaatttcctatgaagagtggcatcatgggctcctcaaaacaactctcaaatgatctgaaaacaaagattattcaacatagttgttcaggggaaggatacaaaaagagatttaaacagtcagtttccactgtgaggaacatagtaaggaaatggaagaacacaggtacagttcttgttaagcccagaagtggcaggccaagaaaaatatcagaaaggcagagaagaagattgGTGagtacagtcaaggacaatccacagaccacctccaaagacctgcagcttcatcttgctgcagatggtgtcaatgtgcatcggtcaacaatacagcgcacgttgcacaaggagaagctgtatgggaaagtgatgcgaaagaagccgtttctgcaagcacgccacaaacagagtcgcctgaggtatgcaaaagcacgtttggacaagccagttacattttggaagaaggtcctgtgaactgatgaaacaaagattgagttgtttggtcatacaaaaaaggcattatgcatggaggcaaaaaaacacagcattccaagaaaagcacttgctacccacagtaaaatttggtggaggttccatcatgctttggggctgtgtggccaatgtcggcactgggaatcttgataaagttgagggtcgcatggattcaactcagtattagcagattcttgacaataatgtgcaagaataagtgacgaagttgaagttacgcaggggatggatatttcagcaagacaatgatccaaaacaccgctccaaatctactcaggcattcatgtagaggcacaattacaatgttctggaatggccatcccagtccccagacctgaatatcattgaaaatctgtgggatgatttgaagcgtgctgtccatgctcagcgaccatcaaacttaactggaattgttttgtaaacaggaatggtcaaatataccttcatccagcatccaggaactcattaaaagctacagaaagcgactagaggctgttatttttgcaaaaggaggatctacaaaatattaatgtcacttttatgttgaggtgcccatacttttgcaccggtcaaattttgtttaaatgcggattgcacattttctgttagtacaataaatctcatttcaatccagaaatattactgagtccatcagtgattagatatatgaagctgaaatagctgttgaaaaaacccaaagtgttataaagaaaaaaggttaacattaataggggtgcccaaactttttcatatgactgtatatcaagaaaaaaaaagcaattaaTTTCAAATGCAACAATTTTCAAAGAATGCTTGTTAcatttaaaacaatttttttttcttttacgttTCTATTTAGTAAGGATTCCTGTTCAGTATGTGTTCCGTGCACCGTGGAACAAATACCATACTGCACaagatttttttttccctattgtTGTAGCATGAACAAACTATAGTGATATTCATTTCTTTTTCAATTCTAGCCTCTTGCTCCCTTCCGGCGCATTCACAAAGCAGTTCTTGCCCTTGGCAAATCACTAAAGCCCCTTTTGCTTTTTTCAGCAAAGCTCCTTCTTGTCTGACCTAAATCTTCTCAATAAGACCCTCATCTCTTGCCCCACTGAGGTTGTatcctagcatataaaaatatgttgAACagcatatattttatatttatcatGAATAATTCACCTGGATGTTTCTAACACACAAAATAACATAAGCAAATCCAATGTGCACAACTCAAACAACACTTGCCCAGGGCACAGTGGTGCAACGTGAGTATCAAGTATTTTTTGTCCCTTAAACCGTGGACCACTAGCGCTTCCAGAGTTCCTTACACCGGTCCAGTATTGAACTCCATGCATACCTCCATGCATATGAATTGTAATTCGAGGAAAATACTGATGTAATTATCATGTGCTTTgacctcagattttttttctgtatttttcaaagattgtaaaaataaaaagttatttttTGCTTTTCTAGCCcttaccttaaaggggttgtcaactacttagacaaccccttctcattttcCATTTTTGGcctcaataaaataaaaaaaacttatatAACTGTCCCGTGCTAGTATCGTCCCAGCGGTGATGACGGTCATGTTCCCGGGGCTCACTTGTGATTGTGATGCCACATGAGCCCCACACCAAATCACTACCGTCTTCTCTTTCCCCGCCTTCAGAAGAAGGAAtactcaacaggaagtgagagcgttGGCTGGCCACTCATTTACTGTTGATTCACAAGAGTCCCAG contains:
- the MBOAT4 gene encoding membrane-bound ghrelin O-acyltransferase MBOAT4 translates to MISSLMLLTQKITSLALDIHEKKVTVSTDDIVLEVKKKNGLHHLSACSILAVLSYLLFFPALLGGPLCSFVEFQQQISNCKVCDNLCRFWTVIKACTLFFFFHALQSILFDHITFPYDLTNCRRWECVYVMWSTAFLFRLTYYSHWLLDEALLYTAGFNIGESSYGHFTDSNIYKLETTRRISFFARTWNKSTAKWLRRLIFQNCPKQPLLSTFAFSAWWHGLYPGQIFGFMCWALMVEADYRIHAKLSFISKSPIIRFVCKVITWLGTQMIISFIMLAVEMRSLTMMLALLLSYNSLFPFFYCLLLIFLVKNKSITS